A genomic stretch from Cellulomonas sp. KRMCY2 includes:
- a CDS encoding lysylphosphatidylglycerol synthase transmembrane domain-containing protein, whose product MPTPPSRGRGRLAGRGSADHGVRIVDTPAVRVHHPGDLVAAVLTVLAIGLVLGLAIYARGTTTGVTEDVRGFNSVIERILFLPVAVLEGLITFVTPLAVLTELVLRRLMRHAFEAVAAAVIGILVALLTAWLITDFGIDELQSSFTVWSRAQQASVVTIPALMTGTAALLTAAGARNRRRSVAWSWNLLWVGLGVALITGLITLPGALMTVLLGRLVGLLTRYTSGVQSERAYGAALVDGIRRAGFEPVRLIRVRDVAAQHPGGDDQLAMDLAAVAITRYGDNRVYAMTTEHGERLDVVVLDGDRQVIGFLARFWRSLRLRGIDGRAVVSLRQAAERAALLAYAAWSAGVRTPRLLALAESEDSMLLIQQHAHGAVPLRDLQSEQLTDDVLDAVWGQLRIAHTAGLAHRALTSDVVLVELEPTGPTVDPATPPAPIALLTGWESGDVASSELARRMDISQMLAVLALRVGAERAVASASRVLTDADLTTIGPLLQSIALPRATREEARANPGVLAQVREALLARLPEADVEPERLIRFGVRTVVTIGLGIAAAVVVIATLNFPEIRRALEAAKPWWAVVAFGCGMATFVGSAVTLTAFSPVKLPLWRVTLVQTAAAFVALVAPAGVGPAALNLRMLTRRGVSNPLAVATVGLVQVSQLITTIALLVVFSLISGTEAFKMPPTTVLAAAALVAIAIAAAMLVPSVRQWVSAKTLPVWRQTWPRLVQLLSQPRRFARAALGNLIMTLGYLGAFYASLAAFGRPMSLIDLALIYLIGNTAGALIPTPGGLGGVETALGVALGSIGGVPPAIAASVVALFRALTFWARIPFGWVAMRALQRSGEL is encoded by the coding sequence ATGCCGACCCCGCCGTCCCGAGGCCGCGGGCGCCTTGCTGGACGCGGGAGCGCCGACCACGGCGTCCGCATCGTCGACACCCCTGCCGTCCGGGTGCACCATCCCGGCGACCTGGTGGCAGCGGTGCTCACCGTCCTGGCGATCGGGCTCGTCCTCGGGCTGGCGATCTACGCCCGGGGCACCACGACCGGCGTCACCGAGGACGTCCGCGGCTTCAACTCGGTGATCGAGCGGATCCTGTTCCTGCCGGTCGCTGTGCTCGAGGGACTCATCACCTTCGTGACCCCGCTCGCGGTGCTCACCGAGCTCGTGCTGCGTCGCCTCATGCGGCACGCGTTCGAGGCCGTCGCGGCGGCCGTCATCGGGATCCTCGTCGCCCTGCTCACCGCCTGGCTGATCACCGACTTCGGCATCGACGAGCTGCAGTCGTCGTTCACCGTGTGGAGCCGTGCCCAGCAGGCCTCGGTCGTGACGATCCCCGCCCTGATGACCGGGACGGCCGCCCTGCTGACGGCCGCCGGCGCGCGCAACCGGCGGCGCTCCGTCGCCTGGTCGTGGAACCTGCTGTGGGTCGGCCTCGGCGTCGCCCTGATCACCGGTCTGATCACGCTGCCCGGCGCACTGATGACGGTGCTGCTCGGACGGCTCGTCGGACTGCTCACCCGGTACACGTCCGGCGTGCAGAGCGAGCGGGCCTACGGCGCGGCCCTGGTCGACGGGATCCGCCGTGCGGGCTTCGAACCGGTGCGCCTGATCCGGGTACGCGACGTCGCCGCCCAGCACCCGGGTGGCGACGACCAGCTCGCGATGGACCTCGCCGCCGTGGCGATCACGCGCTACGGCGACAACCGCGTCTACGCCATGACGACGGAGCACGGCGAGCGGCTCGACGTCGTCGTGCTCGACGGCGACCGGCAGGTGATCGGCTTCCTGGCCCGGTTCTGGCGGTCCCTGCGGCTGCGCGGGATCGACGGCCGCGCGGTGGTCTCGCTGCGGCAGGCGGCCGAGCGGGCCGCGCTCCTCGCCTACGCCGCATGGTCGGCCGGCGTGCGCACGCCCAGGCTGCTCGCCCTGGCGGAGTCCGAGGACTCGATGCTGCTCATCCAGCAGCACGCGCACGGCGCCGTCCCGCTCCGCGACCTCCAGTCCGAGCAGCTGACCGACGACGTCCTCGACGCGGTCTGGGGCCAGCTGCGGATCGCGCACACCGCGGGTCTCGCGCACCGCGCCCTGACCTCGGACGTCGTCCTGGTCGAGCTCGAGCCGACCGGCCCGACCGTCGACCCCGCCACACCACCGGCCCCGATCGCCCTGCTGACCGGGTGGGAGTCCGGTGACGTCGCGTCCTCCGAGCTCGCGCGGCGGATGGACATCAGCCAGATGCTCGCCGTGCTCGCGCTGCGCGTCGGCGCCGAACGGGCGGTCGCCTCCGCGAGCCGGGTGCTCACCGACGCCGACCTGACCACGATCGGGCCGCTGCTGCAGAGCATCGCGCTGCCCCGGGCGACCCGCGAGGAGGCCCGGGCCAACCCCGGTGTGCTCGCCCAGGTCCGTGAGGCCCTGCTGGCGCGACTGCCCGAGGCGGACGTCGAGCCCGAGCGGCTGATCCGCTTCGGCGTCCGCACCGTCGTGACGATCGGGCTGGGCATCGCCGCGGCCGTCGTGGTCATCGCGACGCTCAACTTCCCGGAGATCCGCCGGGCTCTGGAGGCAGCCAAGCCGTGGTGGGCGGTCGTCGCCTTCGGCTGCGGGATGGCCACCTTCGTCGGGTCCGCCGTCACCCTGACCGCGTTCTCCCCGGTCAAGCTCCCGCTGTGGCGGGTGACCCTCGTGCAGACCGCCGCCGCCTTCGTCGCCCTGGTGGCACCGGCCGGCGTCGGGCCGGCGGCGCTCAACCTGCGGATGCTGACCCGCCGCGGCGTCTCGAACCCGCTGGCCGTCGCCACCGTCGGGCTCGTGCAGGTCTCCCAGCTGATCACGACGATCGCCCTGCTGGTCGTGTTCTCCCTGATCAGCGGCACGGAGGCATTCAAGATGCCGCCGACGACGGTGCTCGCGGCGGCGGCCCTGGTCGCGATCGCCATCGCTGCGGCGATGCTCGTGCCGTCGGTCCGGCAGTGGGTGTCGGCCAAGACGTTGCCGGTGTGGCGGCAGACCTGGCCGCGGCTGGTCCAGCTGCTCAGCCAGCCGCGCCGCTTCGCCCGGGCCGCCCTCGGCAACCTGATCATGACTCTCGGCTACCTCGGGGCCTTCTACGCCAGCCTCGCGGCGTTCGGACGGCCGATGTCACTGATCGACCTGGCGCTCATCTACCTGATCGGCAACACGGCAGGCGCGCTCATCCCCACGCCCGGCGGCCTCGGCGGTGTCGAGACCGCTCTCGGCGTCGCCCTGGGCAGCATCGGTGGCGTGCCGCCGGCGATCGCGGCCTCGGTGGTCGCGCTGTTCCGGGCGCTGACCTTCTGGGCCCGCATCCCGTTCGGCTGGGTGGCCATGCGCGCGCTCCAGCGCTCCGGCGAGCTGTAG
- a CDS encoding ABC transporter ATP-binding protein, producing MTVSPLVHAKALRVGYSGEPVCAPVDLRVRPGEVLALIGPNGTGKSTVLRAVLGLLEPLGGTLTVLGREVDERSADFRARVAGVLDDDAWFPGLTTREHLLLTAAGHGVTNTSTAVDAILDTFGLTSQQHVIPSALSSGQRRRLLLAAAFVRPRDLLVLDEPEQRLDTAMRASLAQLLRAEADAGVGVLLATHDPALVTALGADAVVVDETRSRRLRCDAAVAAMSA from the coding sequence ATGACTGTCTCACCGCTCGTGCACGCCAAGGCCCTGCGTGTCGGCTACTCCGGCGAGCCCGTGTGCGCGCCGGTCGACCTGCGCGTCCGGCCCGGCGAGGTGCTCGCCCTGATCGGCCCCAACGGCACCGGCAAGTCGACGGTGCTGCGTGCGGTCCTCGGCCTGCTCGAGCCGCTCGGCGGGACGCTGACCGTGCTCGGCCGCGAGGTCGACGAGCGTTCGGCGGACTTCCGGGCGCGCGTCGCGGGCGTGCTCGACGACGACGCGTGGTTCCCCGGCCTGACCACCCGTGAGCACCTGCTGCTCACCGCTGCCGGCCACGGCGTGACGAACACCTCGACCGCCGTCGACGCGATCCTGGACACGTTCGGCCTGACCAGCCAGCAGCACGTGATCCCGTCGGCGCTCTCCTCGGGCCAGCGTCGGCGCCTGCTGCTCGCCGCGGCGTTCGTCCGGCCGCGCGACCTGCTCGTGCTGGACGAGCCCGAGCAGCGGCTCGACACCGCGATGCGGGCCTCGCTGGCCCAGCTGCTGCGTGCCGAGGCGGATGCCGGCGTGGGCGTCCTCCTCGCGACGCACGACCCCGCGCTGGTGACGGCCCTGGGTGCCGACGCCGTCGTGGTCGACGAGACGCGCAGCCGGCGCCTGCGGTGCGACGCCGCGGTGGCGGCGATGAGCGCATGA
- a CDS encoding DUF6297 family protein, giving the protein MTQPLRATLVHDPAKVPSGGQVRHLTARIQGARQGHGAGAVLIEIWYTIITVGLSVTFVIGIADSIQASAPGEGGPVMIAGELPAALVVLAAAGAVLSLAGRLGPVGLGGGGAAWWLPMPIDRRGLLRPTVLRWPSTTAAAGAVLAPLIVFAFGVDLTISTVLAWAALGGASFAALTALAAVAQSWHPGDRSGRSHRSNRVTAAVGDTVLLGATAAVAGLALVGPAAASASGWELGGGWWASIPLLLAAVVGTLVAERRTALLSGAGLRALGSVGDRAQVAVLSLDLRELSRALTTGTGRARRRGSLRLAPGGPRRAVVRADLVLLARTPRLLVQIAVAALLAVAATRVTLLGSGLPMYGTLVLTGFWAANTSAAGARHADMAPVLDRLLPLSAREVRLTRGVVPLAAAAVWTVTVLGLQAARTGEPLWLALALPWTLVLAVAALRSAYRPPPRASRVPVASPMGSVPPTGGLFHGLDVALVGTLPTAIALYVGVVSSTLVTAQLVMAGLVVAVLVGVSGTKKQSRV; this is encoded by the coding sequence ATGACCCAGCCGTTGCGCGCGACCCTCGTGCACGACCCGGCCAAGGTGCCGAGCGGTGGACAGGTGCGGCACCTGACGGCCCGCATCCAGGGCGCCCGGCAGGGCCACGGTGCCGGCGCCGTGCTGATCGAGATCTGGTACACGATCATCACCGTCGGCCTGTCCGTCACCTTCGTGATCGGCATCGCGGACTCGATCCAGGCCTCGGCGCCCGGCGAGGGCGGTCCGGTCATGATCGCCGGTGAGCTCCCGGCGGCGCTCGTCGTGCTGGCGGCAGCCGGTGCCGTGCTCAGCCTGGCCGGTCGGCTCGGGCCGGTCGGCCTCGGTGGCGGCGGCGCTGCCTGGTGGCTGCCGATGCCGATCGACCGGCGCGGGCTGCTGCGACCGACCGTGCTGCGCTGGCCGTCGACCACCGCGGCGGCCGGTGCCGTCCTCGCCCCCCTGATCGTCTTCGCCTTCGGTGTGGACCTGACGATCAGCACGGTGCTCGCCTGGGCCGCCCTCGGCGGGGCATCCTTCGCCGCGCTGACCGCGCTCGCCGCGGTGGCCCAGAGCTGGCACCCCGGGGACCGGTCGGGCCGGAGCCATCGCAGCAACCGGGTGACCGCCGCCGTCGGCGACACCGTCCTGCTCGGCGCGACCGCAGCGGTGGCGGGCCTCGCGCTCGTCGGACCGGCCGCTGCGTCGGCGTCGGGCTGGGAGCTCGGAGGCGGCTGGTGGGCCTCGATCCCGCTGCTCCTGGCGGCCGTCGTCGGCACGCTGGTGGCCGAGCGTCGGACCGCGCTGCTGAGCGGTGCGGGGCTGCGCGCCCTCGGCTCCGTCGGCGACCGCGCGCAGGTCGCGGTCCTCTCGCTCGACCTGCGCGAGCTCAGCCGTGCACTGACGACCGGCACCGGCCGGGCCCGCCGACGCGGCTCGTTGCGGCTCGCGCCCGGCGGGCCCCGCCGCGCCGTCGTGCGCGCCGACCTCGTGCTCCTGGCGCGCACGCCCCGGCTGCTCGTCCAGATCGCCGTCGCCGCCCTGCTCGCCGTCGCCGCGACCCGGGTCACGCTGCTCGGCTCGGGTCTGCCGATGTACGGCACCCTGGTGCTGACGGGCTTCTGGGCGGCGAACACCTCGGCCGCCGGTGCGCGGCACGCGGACATGGCACCGGTCCTGGACCGGTTGCTGCCGCTGTCCGCCCGGGAGGTGCGGCTGACCCGTGGCGTCGTGCCGCTGGCGGCCGCCGCCGTGTGGACGGTCACGGTGCTCGGCCTCCAGGCCGCGCGCACCGGGGAGCCGCTCTGGCTCGCCCTCGCCCTCCCGTGGACGCTCGTGCTGGCCGTCGCCGCCCTGCGCAGCGCCTACCGGCCACCACCGCGCGCGTCCCGCGTGCCCGTCGCCTCCCCGATGGGCAGCGTGCCGCCGACCGGCGGGTTGTTCCACGGGCTCGACGTCGCCCTCGTCGGGACCCTGCCGACCGCGATCGCCCTCTACGTCGGGGTCGTGTCGTCGACGCTCGTCACGGCCCAGCTCGTCATGGCTGGGCTCGTCGTCGCCGTGCTCGTCGGAGTCAGCGGGACCAAGAAGCAGTCCCGCGTCTGA
- a CDS encoding LacI family DNA-binding transcriptional regulator, whose protein sequence is MKRVGIKDVARGAGVSPTTVSLVLNGQTEARIPAATRDRVRRVAEEIGYSPNSLARSLRTRRTHTIGLISDQIATTPFAVQMVEAAQDVARENGYLLFLVNTGSDAEVEHDAIEALLAQQVDGMIYACMWHRVVDAPARLPLGTVFLDGRPAGGGFPAVVPDDRAGAMAAVQELVDHGHRRIAYIDAGEAPVPIASALRYSGYLDVLRAAGIEPDPSLHVEASITTAAGGVAAAGELLDRPPGQRPTALFCFNDRVAMGAYRAARHRGLEIPRDVSIVGYDDQQYIAAALDPPLTTVALPHYEMGRWAVEVLVGLREAPTENDGVVLMPCPLIRRESVAPPPAVPEGTNDDGA, encoded by the coding sequence ATGAAGCGTGTCGGCATCAAGGACGTGGCCCGCGGGGCCGGCGTGTCACCGACGACGGTGTCTCTCGTCCTCAACGGCCAGACCGAGGCGCGGATCCCCGCCGCCACGCGGGACCGGGTTCGTCGGGTCGCCGAGGAGATCGGCTACTCACCCAACTCCCTGGCCCGAAGCCTGCGCACCCGCCGCACCCACACCATCGGCCTCATCTCCGACCAGATCGCCACGACGCCCTTTGCCGTCCAGATGGTCGAGGCCGCCCAGGACGTCGCCCGGGAGAACGGCTACCTGCTCTTCCTGGTGAACACCGGCTCCGACGCGGAGGTCGAGCACGACGCGATCGAGGCCCTGCTGGCGCAGCAGGTCGACGGGATGATCTACGCCTGCATGTGGCACCGGGTCGTCGACGCACCGGCCCGCCTCCCGCTCGGCACGGTCTTCCTCGACGGCCGGCCGGCCGGCGGAGGCTTCCCGGCTGTCGTGCCGGACGACCGGGCCGGCGCGATGGCCGCCGTGCAGGAGCTCGTGGACCACGGTCACCGCCGAATCGCATACATCGACGCGGGCGAGGCCCCGGTCCCCATCGCGTCGGCGCTCCGGTACTCGGGCTACCTGGACGTGCTGCGGGCGGCGGGCATCGAGCCCGACCCGAGCCTGCACGTCGAGGCATCCATCACCACTGCCGCAGGGGGCGTGGCGGCGGCCGGCGAGCTCCTCGACCGTCCGCCCGGGCAGCGTCCGACCGCGCTCTTCTGCTTCAACGACCGCGTGGCGATGGGCGCCTACCGGGCCGCGCGCCACCGCGGCCTGGAGATCCCGCGGGACGTGTCGATCGTCGGCTACGACGACCAGCAGTACATCGCCGCGGCCCTCGACCCGCCACTGACGACCGTGGCCCTGCCGCACTACGAGATGGGTCGCTGGGCCGTCGAGGTCCTCGTCGGCCTGCGCGAAGCCCCGACGGAGAACGACGGCGTCGTCCTGATGCCGTGCCCGCTCATCCGCCGTGAGTCGGTGGCCCCGCCGCCGGCCGTGCCCGAAGGAACGAACGACGACGGGGCGTGA